The Azospirillum sp. TSH100 region CAGGTGCTGGTCCGCATCGCCGCCAGCGGCGTCAACCCGCTGGACACCAAGATTCGGGCCGGTGCCGCCGCCCATGCGAAACATCCGCTGCCCGCCATCCTCGGCATCGATCTGGCGGGCGAGGTCGTCGCCGTCGGTCCCGGTGTCACCGCCTTCAAGCCCGGCGATCAGGTCTATGGCATGACCGGCGGCGTCGGCGGGCGCCAGGGCTCGCTGGCGGAGTACGCAACCGTGCAGGCCGACCTGCTCGCGCACAAGCCGGCGAACCTGACGATGCGCGAAGCCGCGGCCCTGCCGTTGATCACCATCACCGCCTGGGAGGGGCTGGTCGACCGCGCCAATGTCCAATCCGGCCAGACGGTCCTGGTCCATGGCGGGGCCGGCGGTGTGGGGCATGTTGCGGTGCAGATCGCCCGCGCGTTCGGTGCGACCGTCTGGGCAACGGAGTCCGCAGGCAAGAAGGCAGTGGTCGAACAACTCGGCGCCACCGCCATCGATTACCGGGCCGAGACGGTCGAAACATACGTCGCCCGCCACACCGGAGGCCGCGGTTTCGATCTGGTCTATGACACCGCCGGCGGACCGGTGCTCGATGCCTCGTTCCAGGCGGTGCGGCGCTTCGGCCATGTGGTCAGCTGCCTGGGCTGGGGAACGCATGCGCTGGCGCCGCTCTCGTTCCGTGCGGCGACCTATTCCGGCGTCTTCACCCTGCTGCCCCTGCTGACGGGGGAAGGAATGGCGAACCATGGCGAAATCCTGCGCCGCGCCGCCGCGCTGGTCGAAGCCGGCAAACTGCTGCCCCGCCTCGATCCGCGGCGCTTCTCGCTGGAGCAGGCCGACGACGCGCACACCGCCGTGACCGATGGAAGTGCCGGCGGCAAGATCGTCGTCGACATCGCACTCTGAGCGCATGGACCGCCGTCACCAGAGTTCAAACGCTCCGGCTGCGGACCAGAGGGCCGGTACGGCGAAGGGAGGCGCCCCGGCCCTTGGACCGCTACGCCCGCCCGGCGGTCACGTCGCGCAGGTAGCCGCGTGGCAGGGCATCGTTCAGCCCATCGACCCCGGTCTGCACCGCACGCGCCAGCGCGGTGCGGGCCAGCACCACCAGCAGGTCGGTCTGGGTGATCATTCCCAGCACCCGGCGGTTCTGGTCGACGATCACCACGTCATGGGTCCGGCCGTCGGACAGGCGGCCGAGCAGGCGGAAGACCGGAGTGTCCGGCAGCTCGGTCGCCGCCGGCGCCATCACCGCGGCGACACGCGCTCCGTGATGGACGGCGTCGCCGTGCGACAGCTGCTCGTGCCCGACGATGCCGACGACCGCGTTCTGCCCATCCACCACCGGCAGTGTGCGGAAGCCATGCTCCAGCAGCCGGGCGCGGGCCACCTGCGGGTGGGTGTCCGGCGTGACGGTGACGAGATCGCGCGACATGATCTCGCGGCAGGTGATGTCGGCATGCAGCCGCTCCAGCGCGTGCAGCTCGGCATTGACCAGCAGGGCGCCGAGATCGTCGCGGCTGACGTCCAGCGTCTCGGCCAGCGTGCGCAGCGCATCGTCGACATCGCCCTGGGTCAGGCCGGGGCGCAACTGCGGCGGCGGGTCGTTGGTGCGGTGGGCGTTGACCGGCTTGTGCGGATAGCGGTGGCCGGACAGCCGGTGGAACATCAGTCCGGCGGTCAGCAGCAGGACGGAGTTCACCGCGACGGGGAAGAAGGCGAACTTGATGCCCATCTCCGTCACCGCCGGCCCGCCGAGCACCGCGGTCAGGGCGGCGGCGCCGCCGGGCGGATGCAGGCAACGGGTCAGCGACATGGTGGCGATGGCCAGCGCCACCGCGGCGGCGCCCGCCAGCATAGGGTCGGGAATGACGGTGGCGACCAGCACCCCGACGATGGCCGACAGCGTGTTGCCGCCGACGATCGACCAGGGCTGGGCGAGCGGGCTGGCCGGCACCGCGAACAGCAGTACCGCCGACGCCCCCATCGGCGCCACCAGCACCGGCGCGCTCGAGATGAAGTCCAGCATGTTGCGGCAGAGCAGCCCGGTCGCGGCGATGCCCAGCAACGCACCGCAGCAGGCGATCATGCGGTCGCGCAGCGTGGCGCCGGGCAGGATCGGCCGGAACACGACCTCCCCCAAACCCGCCAGACGGTCCCGCAAGGCGGCAAGCTTTTCCCTGGTCATTCGGTCCCCATCCCCGGTCTGAACATCTGATCACCCAATCGGCACTCTGCCCATTCAGGCGGCAAAGTCGGGGCAGGCTAAAACCTCAACAGAACTTGAGGTCAAGCGGAAAAGCCGCCAGACTGGCGGGACGGAGGGTTGCAGGAGAGGGGAGGGGCCGGAATGCTGTCGCCGGAGGACTACGACAAGGAAATGACGGTGGGGGAGGTGGCGCGTCGGTCCGGCGTGGCGGTCTCGACCATCCATTTCTACGAGGCGCAGGGGCTGATCCAAAGCTGGCGCAACCCAGGCAACCAACGCCGATTCTCCCGCGACGTGCTGCGGCGGGTGGCGGTCATCAAGGTGGCGCAGCGGCTGGGCATCTCGCTCGCCTCCATCGCCGACGCGCTGAACGCCCTGCCGCAGGACCGTTCCCCGACCACCGCCGACTGGCGCCGCATGTCGGAGCGCTGGCGGGCCGAGCTGGACGACCGCATCACCAAGCTGACCAAGCTGCGCGACAATCTGGACGGCTGCATCGGCTGCGGCTGCCTGTCGATCCGCGACTGCCCGTTGCGCAACCCGTGGGACGAGCTTGGCGACGGCGGCCCCGGCCCGCGGCTGCTCGATCCGGCCTGATCCTCCAGCCCTCCCAGATTAAAAGTGGGAGCCATACGAAAATAAGGGGTGAAGCCGGCGCGGCGATGGTCCATGGAAGCGGCCGTCACAAGACCCATCCGTCGCCTCAGGGGATCCACAGGGTGATCGTCGTCAATCCGCGGCCGCGCTCCGAAGGCCGGTCCGCCGCCCTCTTTCGCCGCTTGGCCGCCTGCCTGTCTCTGGCCGCCGCCGTCCTGCTCCCGGTTCCCGCTCTCGCGCTGTCCCAGCCGGACACGGCGGCCAGGCAGGCCTATCTGGTCGATCTCTCCAGCGGTGCCGTGCTGCTGGACAAGAACGGGACGGCCCGCATGGCGCCGTCCTCGATGACCAAGATGATGACGGCTTATTTGACCTATGATGCGCTGGTCCATGGCCGGACGACGCTCGACACCAGCTTCCCGGTCAGCCAGACCGCCTGGAAGATGGGCGGCTCCCGCATGTTCCTGAAGCTGGGCAGCACGGTGCGGGTCGAGGATCTGCTGCGCGGGCTGCTGATCGACAGCGGCAACGACGCCGCCGTCGCGCTGGCCGAGGGGCTGGCCGGCAGCGAATCCGCCTTCGCCGCGATGATGAACGCCAAGGCGCGCGCGCTGGGGATGGCCGACAGCCATTTCATGAACGCCAGCGGCTGGCCGGATCCGGACCACTACACCACCGCCCGCGATCTGGCGATCCTCGCCGGCCATCTGATCCGCGACTTTCCGCAATTCTACCATTACGAGTCGGAGCGGACCTTCACCTGGAACGGCATCCGCCAGGGCAACCGCAACCCGCTGCTCTACCACCCGGTCAGCGTCGACGGCATCAAGACCGGCCACACCGAGGTCGGCGGCTATGGCCTGACCGCGTCGGGCGAGCGCAACGGCCGCCGTCTCGTGCTGGTGGTCAACGGCCTGCCCAGCCCGCAGTCCCGCAACGACGAGCCGACCCGGCTGCTCGACTGGGCCTGGAACAGCTTCAGGCTCTATCCCCTGCTGCGCAAGGGCGAGCTGGTCGAACAGGCGCCGGTGTGGATGGGGGCGGAGGACAGCGTGCCGGTGACGGTCGCCGACGACGTGACCGTCACCATGGCGCCGGCCGACCGCAACAGCCTGCATGTCGTCGCCACCCTGGTCGAACCGCTGCCGAGCCCGGTCCATCGCGGTGACGTCGTCGGCCAGCTGCGCATCGACTATGACGGCGCCGTCCGCCGGCAGGTTGATCTGGTCGCCGGCGCCGACGTTCCGGCCTCCAGCGGCCTGACCGCGCTCGGCCAGCGGCTTGGGCATCTGTTGCCGTGATGTGCGTCGCGGGCCGGCGAGTTCCGGCCCGCAACCACTTCGCTCAATCGACCTTCAGCGTGATGGTGCCCATGGTGCCGTAGCG contains the following coding sequences:
- a CDS encoding zinc-dependent alcohol dehydrogenase family protein; translation: MSQDPNNTMRALVLDAYNAPFRLTEVARPVAGQGQVLVRIAASGVNPLDTKIRAGAAAHAKHPLPAILGIDLAGEVVAVGPGVTAFKPGDQVYGMTGGVGGRQGSLAEYATVQADLLAHKPANLTMREAAALPLITITAWEGLVDRANVQSGQTVLVHGGAGGVGHVAVQIARAFGATVWATESAGKKAVVEQLGATAIDYRAETVETYVARHTGGRGFDLVYDTAGGPVLDASFQAVRRFGHVVSCLGWGTHALAPLSFRAATYSGVFTLLPLLTGEGMANHGEILRRAAALVEAGKLLPRLDPRRFSLEQADDAHTAVTDGSAGGKIVVDIAL
- a CDS encoding HPP family protein, translated to MTREKLAALRDRLAGLGEVVFRPILPGATLRDRMIACCGALLGIAATGLLCRNMLDFISSAPVLVAPMGASAVLLFAVPASPLAQPWSIVGGNTLSAIVGVLVATVIPDPMLAGAAAVALAIATMSLTRCLHPPGGAAALTAVLGGPAVTEMGIKFAFFPVAVNSVLLLTAGLMFHRLSGHRYPHKPVNAHRTNDPPPQLRPGLTQGDVDDALRTLAETLDVSRDDLGALLVNAELHALERLHADITCREIMSRDLVTVTPDTHPQVARARLLEHGFRTLPVVDGQNAVVGIVGHEQLSHGDAVHHGARVAAVMAPAATELPDTPVFRLLGRLSDGRTHDVVIVDQNRRVLGMITQTDLLVVLARTALARAVQTGVDGLNDALPRGYLRDVTAGRA
- the soxR gene encoding redox-sensitive transcriptional activator SoxR, with amino-acid sequence MLSPEDYDKEMTVGEVARRSGVAVSTIHFYEAQGLIQSWRNPGNQRRFSRDVLRRVAVIKVAQRLGISLASIADALNALPQDRSPTTADWRRMSERWRAELDDRITKLTKLRDNLDGCIGCGCLSIRDCPLRNPWDELGDGGPGPRLLDPA
- a CDS encoding D-alanyl-D-alanine carboxypeptidase family protein is translated as MIVVNPRPRSEGRSAALFRRLAACLSLAAAVLLPVPALALSQPDTAARQAYLVDLSSGAVLLDKNGTARMAPSSMTKMMTAYLTYDALVHGRTTLDTSFPVSQTAWKMGGSRMFLKLGSTVRVEDLLRGLLIDSGNDAAVALAEGLAGSESAFAAMMNAKARALGMADSHFMNASGWPDPDHYTTARDLAILAGHLIRDFPQFYHYESERTFTWNGIRQGNRNPLLYHPVSVDGIKTGHTEVGGYGLTASGERNGRRLVLVVNGLPSPQSRNDEPTRLLDWAWNSFRLYPLLRKGELVEQAPVWMGAEDSVPVTVADDVTVTMAPADRNSLHVVATLVEPLPSPVHRGDVVGQLRIDYDGAVRRQVDLVAGADVPASSGLTALGQRLGHLLP